A stretch of Oncorhynchus gorbuscha isolate QuinsamMale2020 ecotype Even-year linkage group LG24, OgorEven_v1.0, whole genome shotgun sequence DNA encodes these proteins:
- the cnga1a gene encoding cyclic nucleotide gated channel subunit alpha 1a, which yields MISTSSTRPFLAVAPRISPNMASDTEEDSEDEIDETSPGPGRLFNVNNSNNNEEEEKKKKKKEKKEKKEKKEKASKTCICFLRKKKEKMKQKEQEEKEKEEKEKEEKEKEEKEKKEKEEKEKKEKEKKEGPKEVFFINPAGSLYYNWLFIITIPVMYNWTMIIARACFEELQHNHLVTWMILDYISDVLYLADMAFRTRTAYLEQGLLVKDKKLLLERYISSLQFKLDAISMLPTDVFYIYLGINYPEIRLNKLLRITRMMEFFTRTETKTNYTNLFRISNLVMYIIIIIHWNACLYYSFSKSIGFGSDPWVYPDLNDPEEPEFGELGRKYSFSLYWSTLTLTTIGETPSPELDSEFFFHVLDFLVGVLIFATLVGNISSMISNISAARVEFQARIDNIKQYMQKWKVDKELELRVITWFDYLWTNDKAQDERETLRYLPDKLRAEIAINVHLDTLKKVRIFADCEAGLLIELVLKLQPQVFSPGDYICKKGDIGREMYIVKEGKLAVVADDGVKQFCVLGDGSYFGEISILAIKGSKAGNRRTANIRSIGYSDLFCLSKDDLMESLTEYPEAKGMLEEKGRQILLKDGLLELDPSKIIPETTEIEEKVNRMYSNLELMQTKLKKLLGDYSTSQRATRQRIAEIERLTGEVVAEEDLDEEEKEGGEEEKEGGEEEKKEGEAEEKKEEEKKEEEEEEEEEEEEEEEEK from the exons ATGATCAGCACATCAAGCACTCGTCCGTTCCTGGCGGTTGCGCCTCGCATTTCTCCAAACATGGCCTCAGACACAGAGGAGGACAGTGAGGATGAAAT AGATGAAACCTCTCCTGGCCCAGGGCGTCTGTTCAATGtgaacaacagtaacaacaatgaGGA Ggaggagaagaaaaagaagaaaaaggagaagaaagaaaagaaagagaaaaaaga AAAAGCTTCAAAAACTTGCATTTGTTTTCtcaggaaaaagaaagaaaagatgaAGCAGAAAGAGCAggaggagaaagaaaaggaggagaaagaaaaggaggagaaagaaaaggaggagaaagagaaaaaggaaaaagaggaaaaggagaagaaggagaaagagaaaaaggagGG GCCCAAAGAAGTGTTTTTCATTAATCCAGCTGGCAGTCTGTACTACAACTGGCTGTTCATTATCACAATACCAGTCATGTACAATTGGACCATGATAATAGCCAG GGCCTGCTTTGAGGAGCTGCAGCATAATCACCTAGTCACCTGGATGATTCTGGATTACATCTCGGATGTCCTCTACCTGGCTGACATGGCCTTCAGGaccaggacag CCTACCTGGAGCAAGGCCTGCTGGTCAAAGACAAGAAGCTGCTGTTGGAGCGTTATATCAGCAGCCTCCAGTTCAAGCTGGACGCCATCTCCATGCTGCCCACCGATGTGTTTTACATCTACCTGGGGATCAACTACCCCGAGATCCGCCTCAACAAGCTCCTCCGAATCACGCGTATGATGGAGTTCTTCACCCGCACCGAGACCAAGACCAACTACACCAACCTCTTCCGCATCTCCAACCTGGTCatgtacatcatcatcatcatccactgGAACGCCTGCCTCTACTACTCCTTCTCTAAG TCCATCGGCTTCGGCTCTGACCCCTGGGTCTACCCGGACCTGAATGACCCAGAAGAGCCAGAGTTCGGGGAACTGGGGAGGAAGTACTCCTTCAGCCTCTACTGGTCCACGCTGACGCTGACCACCATCGGCGAGACGCCATCACCGGAGCTGGACTCAGAGTTCTTCTTCCATGTGCTGGACTTCCTTGTGGGTGTGCTTATCTTCGCCACCCTGGTGGGCAACATCAGCTCCATGATCTCCAACATCAGCGCCGCGCGGGTCGAGTTTCAGGCACGCATCGACAACATCAAGCAGTACATGCAG AAGTGGAAGGTGGACAAGGAACTGGAGCTGCGAGTCATCACGTGGTTCGACTACCTGTGGACCAACGACAAGGCTCAGGACGAAAGGGAGACGCTGCGGTACCTGCCCGACAAGCTCAGGGCCGAAATCGCCATTAACGTCCACCTGGATACTCTCAAGAAGGTCCGCATCTTCGCTGACTGCGAAGCAGGCCTGCTTATTGAGCTGGTGCTCAAGTTGCAGCCGCAGGTCTTCAGCCCTGGCGACTACATCTGTAAGAAGGGTGACATCGGCCGTGAGATGTATATTGTCAAGGAGGGCAAGCTGGCGGTGGTGGCTGACGATGGCGTCAAGCAGTTCTGCGTGCTGGGAGATGGCAGCTACTTTGGGGAGATTAGTATCCTAGCGATAAAGGGTTCTAAGGCAGGGAACCGGAGGACGGCCAACATCCGCAGCATTGGCTACTCAGATCTCTTCTGCCTGTCCAAGGATGACCTGATGGAGTCATTGACCGAGTACCCGGAAGCCAAGGGCATGCTGGAGGAGAAAGGTCGTCAGATCCTGCTGAAGGACGGCCTGCTGGAACTGGACCCTTCCAAAATTATCCCCGAAACCACAGAAATCGAGGAAAAG GTGAACCGCATGTACAGCAACCTGGAGTTGATGCAGACCAAGCTGAAGAAGCTGCTGGGAGACTACAGCACCAGCCAGAGGGCAACGAGGCAACGCATCGCTGAGATAGAGAGGCTGACTGGAGAGGTTGTAGCAGAGGAGGACctagatgaggaggagaaggagggaggggaggaggagaaggagggaggggaggaggagaaaaaggaaggggaggcagaggagaagaaggaggaggagaagaaagaggaggaggaggaggaggaggaggaggaggaggaggaggaggaggagaagtag